A window of the Salegentibacter mishustinae genome harbors these coding sequences:
- a CDS encoding SDR family oxidoreductase, with protein MNLNDKVAVVTGASSGIGKSIAEELSKKGCKVALASRSVDKLKEIGKGLSQSFEVELDVTSDKSVHEAFEKIYDHFGRIDILVNSAGVMPLTYLKNEKLEDWLQTIEVNVKGTLRCIHAVLPEMKKQNSGHIINIASVDGKEIFEGGAVYGASKAAVIELSKAMRMELSPDFNIRVTSIEPGTVETSLREDITDEELLEDKDYGGDEPKLAPKNIADAVLYATTQPDSVNVNELLIKPTGKS; from the coding sequence ATGAATTTGAATGATAAAGTAGCCGTAGTTACCGGCGCAAGTAGCGGAATTGGAAAATCTATTGCCGAAGAACTTTCTAAAAAAGGTTGTAAAGTAGCCCTTGCCAGCCGAAGTGTAGATAAATTAAAAGAAATTGGAAAAGGACTTAGTCAGAGTTTTGAAGTAGAATTAGACGTAACCAGCGATAAAAGTGTTCACGAAGCTTTTGAGAAAATTTACGATCATTTTGGTCGCATAGATATTCTGGTGAATTCGGCCGGAGTAATGCCGCTCACCTATCTTAAAAATGAAAAGCTTGAAGACTGGCTGCAAACCATAGAGGTAAATGTTAAGGGAACGCTGCGCTGTATACACGCCGTGCTACCTGAAATGAAAAAACAAAACAGCGGCCATATTATTAATATCGCCTCGGTAGACGGAAAAGAGATCTTTGAAGGTGGTGCTGTTTACGGTGCTTCTAAAGCCGCAGTGATAGAACTTTCTAAAGCGATGCGCATGGAACTTTCTCCCGACTTTAATATTCGGGTAACCTCCATAGAACCTGGAACAGTAGAAACCAGCCTTAGAGAAGATATTACTGATGAAGAATTATTAGAGGATAAAGATTACGGTGGTGATGAACCAAAATTAGCGCCTAAAAATATTGCAGATGCCGTGCTTTACGCTACCACGCAACCCGATAGTGTAAATGTAAACGAATTGCTTATAAAACCTACGGGGAAGAGTTAG
- a CDS encoding RluA family pseudouridine synthase yields MKEEEQNEIEQQDETLYEHHKFEAGPGQKPLRVDKFLMNFIENATRNKIQKAAKTGNIYVNEEQVKQNYKVKAGDVVQVMFEHPPYEFLLTPENIPLDIVYEDDTLLVVNKPAGMVVHPGHGNYSGTLINALVYHFENLPNNSSDRPGLVHRIDKDTSGLLVIAKTEEAMAHLSKQFFDKTSEREYVALVWGNIEEDEGRVEGNIGRHPKNRLQNTVYEGDEAEKGKPAVTHYKVLERFGYVTLVSCKLETGRTHQIRVHMKHIGHTLFNDERYGGEKILKGTTFTKYKQFVDNCFKILPRQALHAKTLGFIHPKTGEAMSFNTEIPEDIQACIEKWRNYAKNQKEVL; encoded by the coding sequence ATGAAAGAAGAAGAACAGAACGAAATAGAGCAACAGGACGAGACTTTATACGAACATCATAAATTTGAGGCCGGTCCCGGTCAAAAACCTTTGCGAGTAGATAAATTCTTAATGAATTTTATTGAAAACGCAACTCGAAATAAAATCCAGAAAGCCGCGAAAACCGGTAATATCTACGTTAACGAAGAGCAGGTAAAACAAAACTACAAAGTAAAAGCCGGCGATGTGGTGCAGGTAATGTTTGAGCATCCGCCTTATGAGTTTTTACTAACGCCAGAGAATATTCCGTTAGATATAGTTTACGAAGACGATACTTTATTGGTAGTGAATAAACCAGCCGGAATGGTAGTGCATCCAGGCCACGGTAATTATAGTGGTACGTTAATAAATGCCCTGGTTTATCATTTTGAAAATCTCCCAAACAACTCCAGTGATCGCCCTGGGCTTGTACACCGAATAGATAAAGACACTAGTGGACTTTTAGTGATCGCCAAGACCGAAGAGGCTATGGCGCATCTCTCCAAACAGTTTTTTGATAAAACCAGTGAGCGAGAATATGTAGCTTTGGTTTGGGGAAATATTGAAGAAGACGAAGGCAGGGTAGAGGGCAATATTGGCCGACATCCTAAAAACCGTTTGCAAAACACGGTTTATGAAGGTGACGAGGCCGAAAAAGGAAAGCCTGCAGTTACCCATTATAAAGTGTTAGAGCGTTTTGGTTATGTAACCCTTGTTTCCTGTAAACTGGAAACAGGAAGAACCCACCAGATTAGGGTGCATATGAAACATATTGGGCATACGTTGTTTAACGATGAACGCTATGGAGGAGAGAAGATTCTTAAAGGAACTACTTTTACTAAATACAAACAATTTGTAGATAATTGTTTTAAGATATTACCACGCCAGGCGCTACATGCTAAAACGCTTGGGTTTATTCATCCAAAAACCGGCGAGGCAATGAGTTTTAATACCGAAATTCCGGAGGATATCCAGGCTTGTATCGAAAAATGGCGTAATTATGCCAAAAACCAGAAAGAGGTTTTGTAA
- a CDS encoding PASTA domain-containing protein, with translation MGFFKFIFSKTFLIQLVIAAILVVVIAFLALRWLDYSTNQDQRIAVPDLSKQSLDKVDDKLAALDLRYEILDSANFNPDFPRYSVIEQVPEPGQFVKENRKIYLTLNPSGYRKVMIPDLIRRTRRQAEPTLRSLGFEIGDVSYKPDIAEDAVLELRHKGKKLEPGDELMKTSTIDLVLGDGSGRYEMEEEGQDTTTPEEEEIEL, from the coding sequence ATGGGATTCTTTAAATTTATTTTCAGTAAAACATTTTTAATTCAGTTGGTCATTGCTGCCATTTTAGTGGTAGTAATTGCTTTCTTAGCTTTAAGATGGCTGGATTACTCTACAAATCAAGATCAGCGTATCGCCGTTCCAGACCTGTCTAAGCAATCTTTGGATAAAGTAGATGATAAACTGGCAGCGCTAGATTTAAGATATGAAATTCTGGATTCAGCAAATTTTAATCCCGATTTTCCTCGTTATTCGGTAATAGAACAGGTGCCAGAACCGGGACAATTCGTAAAAGAGAACCGAAAGATCTACCTCACTTTAAATCCGTCAGGATATAGAAAAGTAATGATCCCTGATCTTATTAGAAGAACCAGAAGACAGGCCGAACCTACTTTACGGTCTTTAGGTTTTGAAATTGGAGACGTAAGTTATAAGCCAGATATTGCTGAAGATGCTGTTTTAGAGTTAAGGCATAAAGGGAAAAAACTGGAACCGGGAGACGAACTAATGAAAACTTCTACCATAGATTTGGTTTTGGGAGACGGTTCCGGAAGATATGAAATGGAAGAAGAAGGGCAGGATACTACAACTCCTGAAGAGGAAGAAATTGAACTTTAA
- a CDS encoding D-alanine--D-alanine ligase, translating to MKKKIAIAMGGYSSEYRISINSGNMVYKHLNRDLYEPYRVHILQKEWFVVTDDDTPYPINKNDFTVKIDGKTISFDCVFNTIHGTPGENGLLQAYLELVGIPQTTCGYYQAALTFNKRDLISVLKPYGIKTAVNYFLNKEDKVNAEEIIAKVGLPCFVKANRAGSSFGITKVKTEEELIPATKTAFKEDDEVIIESFLDGTEVSVGVITYRGKVKALPVTEIISENEFFDYEAKYLGKSQEITPANLSEEKTKQVQEIAKLIYKKLKMRGFTRSEFIFHNGQPHFIEMNTTPGLSQASILPQQAEAAGITLTELYGSAIETALKNR from the coding sequence ATGAAGAAAAAAATTGCCATCGCCATGGGCGGATATTCCAGTGAATATAGAATCTCTATCAACAGTGGAAATATGGTTTACAAACATTTAAACCGCGATTTATACGAACCTTACCGAGTTCATATTTTACAAAAAGAGTGGTTTGTAGTGACTGATGATGATACGCCTTACCCGATTAATAAAAATGATTTTACCGTAAAAATAGACGGAAAAACAATTTCTTTCGATTGTGTTTTTAATACTATTCACGGTACACCGGGAGAAAACGGATTGTTACAGGCATACCTGGAATTGGTGGGAATTCCGCAGACTACCTGTGGCTATTACCAGGCAGCCTTAACTTTTAATAAGCGAGATCTTATAAGTGTTTTAAAGCCATACGGAATAAAAACCGCGGTGAATTATTTTCTAAATAAAGAGGATAAAGTAAACGCGGAAGAGATAATTGCTAAAGTTGGTTTGCCGTGTTTTGTAAAGGCTAACCGCGCTGGAAGCAGTTTTGGGATCACCAAAGTTAAGACGGAAGAAGAACTTATTCCTGCCACAAAAACGGCTTTTAAGGAAGATGACGAAGTGATTATTGAATCCTTTCTTGATGGCACCGAAGTTTCGGTTGGCGTAATTACCTATAGAGGGAAGGTAAAAGCGCTTCCGGTTACCGAGATTATTTCTGAAAATGAATTCTTTGATTACGAGGCCAAATATTTGGGAAAATCACAGGAGATCACACCGGCGAATCTTTCCGAAGAAAAAACCAAACAGGTGCAGGAAATCGCAAAACTGATCTATAAAAAACTAAAAATGCGAGGTTTTACCCGCTCTGAATTTATTTTTCATAACGGGCAACCCCATTTTATTGAAATGAATACCACCCCGGGATTAAGTCAGGCCAGTATTTTACCTCAACAGGCAGAAGCAGCCGGTATCACTTTAACCGAACTTTATGGCAGCGCGATCGAGACAGCTCTAAAAAACCGCTAG